The following nucleotide sequence is from Fructobacillus americanaquae.
CAGCTGCACGAGTAAATGATACTTCAGTACCATCCATGTGCATCGTGATTTCAGGGTTGATTGTGTAGTTCAATTCACCCTTAGGTCCCTTAACAGTCACAAATTGACCATCTTGCTTAACTTCAACGCCAGCAGGGATCGTAACGATTTTGTTTCCAATACGGCTCATGGTAAGTCTCCTTTCTTAGATATATTACCAAACGTAAGCCAGCACTTCGCCACCGACTTGCTTAGCACGTGCTACCTTATCAGTTACAACACCATTTGATGTTGAAACGATGGCAATACCAAGACCATTCAAGACCTTTGGCATTTCTTCGGCCTTGGCGTACTTACGCAAACCAGGCTTTGAAACACGCTTAATACCAGTGATGACACGCTCTTGATCTTCTCCGTACTTCAAAAATACGCGGATAACACCTTGCTTGTTGTCTTCCAAGTATTCTACATCACGGATGAAACCTTCTTGCTTCAAGATCTCGGCAATGCTCTTCTTCATTTTTGATGCTGGAATTTCAACGGAAGCGTGACGCGCCATGTTGGCGTTACGGATTCGAGTCAAAAAATCAGCGATTGGATCAGTCATAGACATCTATCGATATCCTCCTTTTATATTTTGAACGTCATCAAGAATTTGACACGCTCTTAAGTGCTTTAGACACTTGTCGCAAACACTTAAAAACGCGCCACCCAAATGAGTGACCGCATTTTTAAATTACTTACTTGGC
It contains:
- the rpsH gene encoding 30S ribosomal protein S8 — protein: MSMTDPIADFLTRIRNANMARHASVEIPASKMKKSIAEILKQEGFIRDVEYLEDNKQGVIRVFLKYGEDQERVITGIKRVSKPGLRKYAKAEEMPKVLNGLGIAIVSTSNGVVTDKVARAKQVGGEVLAYVW